A stretch of the Bdellovibrio sp. 22V genome encodes the following:
- a CDS encoding MarR family transcriptional regulator → MAKLFFTEIPSREELQKNAALLYPDLDHLTLYSHILFRKVTTDLEINLDAFFSQYSLSSGRFALMLLLQRHTPQGLMPSEMAQKVGVTQATISGLINSLEKADIVKRTTHEKDGRSFVILLTEKGHEVCNKIQPLYHERISHFWSEFSNAEKEQINSVFERMIKVIGKLGQKS, encoded by the coding sequence ATGGCAAAATTGTTCTTTACGGAAATTCCGAGTCGCGAAGAACTCCAAAAAAATGCTGCTCTTCTATATCCAGATCTCGATCACCTCACATTGTACTCTCACATCTTGTTTCGCAAAGTGACGACAGATCTGGAAATCAACTTAGATGCTTTCTTTTCTCAATACAGCCTTTCGTCAGGACGTTTTGCATTGATGCTGCTTTTGCAAAGACATACTCCTCAAGGTTTAATGCCTTCGGAGATGGCGCAGAAAGTGGGCGTAACGCAAGCGACGATTTCCGGTTTGATCAACAGCCTCGAAAAAGCGGACATCGTCAAACGCACGACTCACGAGAAAGACGGTCGTTCTTTCGTGATTCTTCTGACGGAGAAAGGTCACGAAGTCTGCAATAAAATTCAGCCGCTCTATCATGAACGCATCAGCCACTTCTGGTCTGAGTTCAGCAATGCAGAAAAAGAACAAATCAATAGCGTGTTCGAAAGAATGATCAAAGTGATCGGAAAACTAGGACAGAAATCTTAA
- a CDS encoding SAM-dependent methyltransferase has protein sequence MIAYLTSEQFLPELLEELKNVRSVHGSLVLTDGPVQTSVWAQNIWFDCEIIPFESISQAAKALKALGKLWAPYTFDNHRRAQLIQEQLPVLKPRVVEFLAPLPENNIGAWTLLDKNTLLASAKTNSPFPLGEVKFHEDKKNPPSRAYLKLWELFTVYGVKPQPGQKVVDFGSCPGGWTWVLQQVGCEVISIDRAPLEPHIEKLPRVHFMKTNAFNVKPEDIGAIDWFFSDIICYPEKLLELVKMWQSSGLCSNFVCTIKFQGKTDFATLKKFLQMDGAHIQHLHHNKHEVTVWIKTSSP, from the coding sequence GTGATTGCTTATCTTACGTCAGAACAATTTCTCCCAGAGCTTCTTGAAGAACTAAAAAACGTTCGTTCAGTCCATGGAAGCCTGGTTCTCACTGATGGGCCCGTGCAGACCTCTGTATGGGCCCAAAACATTTGGTTCGACTGTGAAATCATTCCTTTCGAGTCCATCAGCCAGGCGGCAAAAGCTCTCAAGGCTCTCGGCAAACTCTGGGCTCCTTACACATTCGACAATCACCGTCGGGCTCAGCTGATTCAAGAACAGCTTCCGGTTTTGAAACCTCGTGTGGTGGAGTTTCTTGCTCCCCTGCCCGAGAATAATATCGGTGCTTGGACTTTGCTCGACAAAAATACCTTACTGGCTTCCGCGAAAACCAACTCCCCTTTTCCATTGGGCGAAGTGAAGTTTCATGAAGATAAAAAAAATCCGCCTTCACGCGCCTATTTAAAACTGTGGGAGCTTTTCACGGTTTACGGAGTGAAACCTCAACCAGGACAAAAAGTCGTCGACTTCGGCAGTTGTCCTGGAGGATGGACATGGGTGTTGCAACAGGTCGGCTGTGAGGTGATCAGTATCGATCGAGCCCCGCTGGAGCCGCATATTGAAAAACTGCCTCGCGTGCATTTTATGAAGACCAACGCTTTCAATGTGAAGCCCGAGGACATTGGGGCCATTGATTGGTTCTTTTCCGATATCATCTGCTATCCCGAGAAACTTCTCGAACTTGTAAAGATGTGGCAAAGTTCAGGACTTTGCTCGAACTTCGTTTGCACGATAAAATTTCAGGGTAAGACCGATTTTGCGACTCTTAAAAAGTTTTTGCAAATGGACGGCGCACACATTCAGCACCTGCACCACAACAAGCACGAGGTCACTGTATGGATAAAGACATCTTCACCCTGA
- a CDS encoding PilZ domain-containing protein, translating into MDKDIFTLIGREEEKAKLWNDLAQAKGELLCKGQEDAVCKLRVSFYNSKSQTLECVFESPTTLKPQEEYLGHFFLGGEKYYFQSVTQIHQGKVIVPLPKELYHLQRRQNYRVRIPEGYQAFYNIILVNANPQKIIGQLADLSSQGCKVVYRLDAPLMKTGDQVTGHLVIGKRAPIEIQGVVRHIKVDEGNKVIQTFGIEFTPLPAIIENKLFAITMEIHKDVFKRPTK; encoded by the coding sequence ATGGATAAAGACATCTTCACCCTGATTGGTCGCGAAGAAGAGAAAGCGAAACTTTGGAATGACTTAGCTCAAGCCAAAGGAGAGCTTCTTTGCAAAGGCCAAGAAGATGCTGTCTGTAAATTGCGTGTGAGTTTTTATAATTCGAAATCGCAAACTCTTGAGTGTGTTTTTGAATCACCCACGACTTTAAAACCGCAAGAGGAATACCTGGGACATTTCTTTCTTGGCGGAGAAAAATACTACTTTCAAAGCGTCACGCAAATCCACCAAGGCAAAGTGATCGTCCCGCTTCCGAAAGAGCTTTATCATCTGCAACGCCGCCAAAATTATCGCGTGAGAATTCCCGAAGGCTACCAAGCTTTCTATAATATTATTCTTGTGAACGCGAATCCGCAAAAAATCATCGGCCAACTTGCGGACTTAAGCAGTCAAGGCTGTAAGGTGGTCTATCGCTTGGATGCGCCCTTAATGAAAACCGGCGACCAAGTCACCGGTCATCTTGTCATTGGCAAACGCGCTCCGATTGAAATCCAAGGGGTTGTTCGTCATATCAAAGTCGACGAAGGCAATAAAGTCATCCAAACCTTCGGCATTGAATTCACCCCCCTTCCTGCAATCATCGAAAACAAACTTTTCGCGATCACGATGGAAATCCACAAAGACGTCTTCAAACGCCCCACAAAGTAA